One Streptomyces mobaraensis NBRC 13819 = DSM 40847 DNA segment encodes these proteins:
- a CDS encoding FAD-dependent monooxygenase: protein MTTTHADGEGSGGRSAPFDTDVLIVGAGPVGLALALDLRHRGVRFRLLDASDGRVEHPKVGTVGPRSMELFRRWGLAHAIRTAGWPGDHPLDVAWVTAVGGHEIHRLAFGTSDSRPPLPWTPEPEQVCPQHLLLPLLARAVGVHPDGPLRHGRRLDGLVQDATGVTASVTRLADGTRRTVRARWLVGCDGATSTVRRLLGVDAPSRHPVRIFRNILFRAPELDARLGDRRALVYFLTRPPDLRYPLRSMDGHGLYRLTATAETARHQDPMALLRSAVAVDTPLEVVSEHVWHLTHRIADRYRVGRVLLAGDAAHTLPPAGGFGMNTGIGDAADLGWKLAAELAGWAGPGLLDAYATERRPVAERGLAAAGANLRRTVDRTLPQEILLDTPEGDRARAALARRLGSEAVHTEFDAPDLHFGHRYASPLIVTDPDGDDGDWRSGALPGARAPHAWLSGGTSTLDLFGTGFRLLCFADAPPPDALTDAFARRSVPLAVTHCHDRLVARLYGRPYVLVRPDGHVAWRADGPPLDPGLLVDTVRGAR from the coding sequence ATGACGACCACGCATGCCGACGGGGAAGGGAGCGGGGGCCGGAGCGCGCCCTTCGACACCGACGTCCTGATCGTCGGCGCCGGCCCGGTCGGGCTGGCGCTGGCCCTGGACCTGCGACACCGGGGCGTCCGCTTCCGGCTCCTGGACGCCTCCGACGGGCGGGTGGAGCACCCCAAGGTCGGTACGGTCGGGCCGCGTTCGATGGAGCTGTTCCGGCGCTGGGGCCTCGCGCACGCCATCCGGACGGCCGGCTGGCCCGGCGACCACCCGCTGGACGTGGCGTGGGTGACCGCGGTCGGCGGCCACGAGATCCACCGCCTGGCGTTCGGCACCTCCGACAGCCGGCCGCCGCTCCCCTGGACGCCGGAACCGGAGCAGGTCTGTCCGCAGCACCTGCTACTGCCGCTGCTCGCCCGCGCGGTCGGCGTCCATCCCGACGGACCGCTGCGGCACGGCCGGCGCCTCGACGGCCTCGTCCAGGACGCCACCGGCGTCACCGCCTCCGTCACCCGCCTCGCCGACGGCACCCGCCGCACCGTGCGGGCCCGTTGGCTGGTCGGCTGCGACGGCGCCACGTCGACCGTCCGCCGGCTCCTCGGTGTCGACGCACCCTCCCGCCACCCCGTCCGCATCTTCCGCAACATCCTCTTCCGCGCGCCGGAACTCGACGCACGGCTCGGTGACCGCCGGGCCCTCGTCTACTTCCTCACCCGACCCCCGGACCTGCGCTATCCGTTGCGGTCGATGGACGGCCACGGGCTGTACCGGCTGACCGCCACCGCCGAGACGGCGCGGCACCAGGATCCGATGGCGCTGCTGCGGTCCGCCGTCGCCGTGGACACCCCGCTGGAGGTGGTGTCCGAGCACGTGTGGCACCTGACCCACCGGATCGCCGACCGCTACCGCGTCGGCCGCGTGCTGCTCGCCGGGGACGCGGCGCACACCCTCCCGCCGGCGGGCGGTTTCGGCATGAACACCGGCATCGGCGACGCCGCCGACCTCGGCTGGAAGCTCGCCGCCGAGCTGGCCGGCTGGGCGGGGCCGGGACTGCTCGACGCGTACGCGACCGAACGCCGTCCGGTCGCGGAGCGCGGTCTGGCGGCGGCCGGAGCCAACCTGCGGCGCACGGTCGACCGCACGCTCCCCCAGGAGATCCTGCTGGACACCCCAGAGGGCGACCGGGCCCGTGCGGCACTGGCCCGGCGGCTGGGCAGCGAGGCCGTCCACACCGAATTCGACGCCCCCGACCTGCACTTCGGCCACCGCTACGCCTCCCCGCTGATCGTCACCGATCCGGACGGCGACGACGGGGACTGGCGCTCCGGCGCCCTGCCCGGCGCCCGCGCCCCGCACGCCTGGCTCAGCGGCGGAACGTCGACGCTCGACCTCTTCGGCACCGGCTTCCGCCTGCTGTGCTTCGCGGACGCCCCACCGCCGGACGCCCTCACCGACGCCTTCGCCCGCCGGAGCGTGCCACTCGCGGTCACCCACTGCCACGACCGGCTGGTGGCGCGGCTGTACGGCAGGCCGTACGTCCTGGTGCGCCCGGACGGCCACGTGGCCTGGCGCGCCGACGGCCCACCGCTGGACCCGGGGCTGCTGGTGGACACCGTACGGGGGGCACGGTGA
- a CDS encoding ferritin-like domain-containing protein has translation MSVFDLPRLHFAGVATTRLPTGPRNGLVDMAGPRTLVDDGPEPVPFPADRPAAEYHAWLRRRGPRYDRRGRPCPDGDFSVATGWNLDGNGHFLFDARVTAVQGPDGRTDTEDPVVGRAVDVWGHYNPYLRTTVNRARVFDLDPASRWTTALMTGRFGVGRLGRSHDDGYLFTGGVTGFQPPRWVQFGRILDVGEHILAEQLRYAAVHQFVVVREEAEWPPGAVRSPVAEALRSAVAGGGADGLVVRFALDGMSTPVVPDAPVHWRVRGTVAPWYAHEMRTYPAGRLLEPVPGSPLRHLSLRLTDDLAVLDMITAVPVTHRAEEAGPGPLHALGPALDLGDLELWTASGTLVARLPAGAYPSDATSGLVTVDRADSLARAAGSPEAGDERLFLTRTAPGGRRRVLLAEREAVVQSDDAFVVLHHRDRARGADHAVPVRLRSFVRGRPAPVEVRVRQYYNPRALPADRVAGTPGARCADAVVLGVRAGRGEEAGGEPGGESDAGPGGGSGRTDGSTGSTPNDPVGGTDSGPDGRTGETVGAPGAVPHGPVGGAPAPAGRARTASPAPAPAPTPYTPECTLTTNAQGHARLLLRGDRAGTCRVLLSTGPADTPGTDPRAPGSAWTAYDDADALRFWAGAGSLAVRVLPDDWHLDAVPREDVDFALLHREVFAYYEQVSTFMKSEVFSLADRCKVETYAELAWQMCDPRNKDRTYYMPPTRDLTDPKARLLLAYLRNQQAGIRPPLAVPAPPTAPPPITTRGRLWAVLKQAATLELAVMLQYLYAAFSLPTHGAGRVLVRRGLWTPRQLELVCGQGGATLDDGIRGGLLNVAREEMIHFLLVNNIIMALGEPFHVPVIDFGTLNGRLPVPLDFALEGLSIGSVQRYIAVEQPAGLTPELRQEGTPHAPPAPHPGAWGSISELYAAIREGLRRVPDLFLVEKGRGGGEHHLFLRESVNTAHPDYQLEVDDLASALFAVDLITEQGEGGSGAAPPPETSHFETFLRIGELLTTERAPGPHGRLLPWDPAYPVLRNPTLGTGDAAKDPVTDLEARAVARLFNQAYELMLRLMVQHFGESADGSLRRSKLMNASIDVMTGIMRPLAELLVTMDSGRRGRTAGPTFELEAAPEPVPRPDVARRALALRFAHLAAAARACPRVPDRVSDMAAFYADFFRGLPGATDPKRRDREG, from the coding sequence GTGAGCGTCTTCGACCTGCCCCGCCTGCACTTCGCCGGCGTCGCCACCACCCGGCTGCCCACCGGGCCGCGCAACGGCCTGGTGGACATGGCGGGTCCGCGCACCCTCGTCGACGACGGACCGGAGCCCGTCCCGTTCCCCGCCGACCGGCCGGCCGCCGAGTACCACGCCTGGCTGCGCCGCCGCGGACCCCGCTACGACCGCCGCGGACGCCCCTGCCCGGACGGCGATTTCAGCGTGGCGACGGGCTGGAACCTCGACGGGAACGGGCACTTCCTCTTCGACGCGCGCGTCACCGCCGTCCAGGGCCCGGACGGGCGGACGGACACCGAGGACCCCGTCGTCGGGCGTGCCGTGGACGTCTGGGGCCACTACAACCCCTACCTGCGCACCACCGTCAACCGCGCCCGCGTCTTCGACCTCGATCCCGCGTCGCGGTGGACGACGGCCCTGATGACCGGCCGGTTCGGCGTCGGCCGGCTGGGCCGCTCGCACGACGACGGCTACCTGTTCACCGGGGGCGTCACCGGCTTCCAGCCGCCGCGATGGGTGCAGTTCGGGCGGATCCTCGACGTCGGCGAGCACATCCTCGCCGAGCAGTTGCGGTACGCCGCCGTGCACCAGTTCGTGGTCGTCCGCGAGGAGGCGGAGTGGCCGCCCGGCGCGGTCCGCTCCCCCGTCGCGGAGGCGCTGCGGTCGGCGGTCGCGGGGGGCGGTGCGGACGGGCTCGTCGTCCGGTTCGCCCTGGACGGCATGAGCACCCCCGTCGTCCCCGACGCGCCTGTGCACTGGCGCGTCCGCGGCACGGTCGCCCCCTGGTACGCGCACGAAATGCGCACCTATCCGGCGGGGCGGCTGCTGGAACCCGTCCCCGGGAGCCCGTTGCGCCATCTCTCGCTGCGGCTGACGGACGATCTCGCGGTCCTGGACATGATCACCGCCGTTCCGGTCACGCATCGGGCGGAGGAGGCGGGTCCGGGTCCGCTGCACGCGCTCGGTCCCGCTCTGGACCTGGGCGACTTGGAGCTGTGGACGGCGTCGGGGACGCTCGTCGCCCGGCTGCCCGCCGGCGCGTACCCCTCGGACGCGACGTCGGGGCTCGTCACCGTGGACCGGGCCGATTCCCTGGCCCGGGCCGCAGGCTCTCCGGAGGCCGGGGACGAGCGGCTGTTCCTGACCCGGACGGCTCCCGGCGGGCGGCGGCGGGTGCTGCTGGCCGAGCGGGAGGCCGTCGTGCAGTCGGACGACGCGTTCGTGGTGCTCCACCACCGCGACCGCGCGCGCGGCGCCGACCACGCCGTCCCGGTGCGCCTGCGCTCGTTCGTCCGCGGGCGCCCGGCACCCGTGGAGGTGCGCGTCCGCCAGTACTACAACCCGCGCGCACTCCCCGCCGACCGCGTGGCGGGCACGCCGGGGGCGCGCTGCGCGGATGCTGTGGTGCTGGGGGTGCGGGCGGGGCGGGGCGAGGAGGCGGGTGGGGAACCGGGCGGGGAATCGGATGCCGGTCCGGGGGGCGGGTCGGGCAGAACGGATGGCAGCACAGGCAGCACGCCGAACGACCCGGTGGGCGGAACGGACAGCGGACCGGACGGCCGGACCGGCGAAACGGTCGGCGCACCGGGCGCCGTACCGCACGGCCCCGTCGGCGGCGCCCCCGCACCGGCCGGCCGAGCGCGCACCGCGAGCCCTGCACCCGCGCCCGCCCCCACGCCGTACACCCCGGAGTGCACCCTCACCACCAACGCCCAGGGCCACGCCCGCCTCCTCCTCCGCGGCGACCGCGCCGGCACCTGCCGCGTCCTGCTCTCGACCGGCCCCGCCGACACCCCGGGCACCGACCCCCGCGCCCCCGGCTCCGCCTGGACCGCCTACGACGACGCGGACGCGCTCCGCTTCTGGGCGGGCGCCGGCTCGCTGGCGGTCCGCGTCCTGCCCGACGACTGGCACCTGGACGCGGTCCCGCGCGAGGACGTGGACTTCGCCCTCCTCCACCGGGAGGTCTTCGCCTACTACGAGCAGGTGTCGACCTTCATGAAGTCCGAGGTGTTCAGCCTCGCCGACCGCTGCAAGGTCGAGACCTACGCCGAGTTGGCCTGGCAGATGTGCGACCCGCGCAACAAGGACCGCACGTACTACATGCCGCCCACCCGCGACCTCACCGACCCGAAGGCCCGGCTGCTCCTCGCCTACCTCCGCAACCAGCAGGCCGGGATCCGCCCGCCGCTCGCCGTTCCCGCGCCGCCGACCGCGCCGCCGCCGATCACCACCCGCGGCCGGCTGTGGGCCGTCCTCAAACAGGCGGCCACCCTCGAACTGGCCGTGATGCTCCAGTACTTGTACGCCGCATTCTCCCTGCCCACGCACGGCGCGGGCCGCGTCCTCGTGCGGCGCGGCCTGTGGACCCCGCGCCAGCTCGAACTCGTCTGCGGCCAGGGCGGGGCGACGCTGGACGACGGGATCCGCGGCGGCCTGCTGAACGTCGCCCGCGAGGAGATGATCCACTTCCTGCTGGTCAACAACATCATCATGGCGCTCGGCGAACCGTTCCACGTTCCGGTGATCGACTTCGGCACGCTCAACGGGCGGCTGCCCGTACCCCTCGACTTCGCCCTGGAAGGGCTGAGCATCGGCAGCGTCCAGCGGTACATCGCCGTCGAGCAGCCCGCCGGCCTCACCCCCGAACTGCGCCAGGAGGGCACTCCGCACGCCCCACCCGCGCCGCACCCCGGCGCCTGGGGATCGATCAGCGAGCTGTACGCGGCCATCCGGGAGGGCCTGCGGCGCGTCCCGGACCTGTTCCTGGTGGAGAAGGGCCGCGGCGGCGGCGAACACCACCTCTTCCTGCGGGAGTCCGTCAACACCGCCCACCCCGACTACCAACTGGAGGTCGACGACCTCGCCAGCGCCCTGTTCGCCGTCGACCTCATCACCGAACAGGGCGAGGGCGGTTCCGGCGCCGCTCCCCCGCCGGAGACCTCGCACTTCGAGACGTTCCTGCGGATCGGCGAACTGCTCACCACCGAACGCGCCCCCGGACCGCACGGCCGGCTGCTCCCCTGGGACCCCGCCTATCCCGTGCTGCGCAACCCCACCCTCGGCACCGGCGACGCGGCCAAGGACCCCGTCACCGACCTGGAGGCGCGCGCGGTCGCCCGGCTGTTCAACCAGGCGTACGAGCTGATGCTGCGCCTCATGGTCCAGCACTTCGGCGAGAGCGCCGACGGCAGTCTGCGCCGCTCCAAACTGATGAACGCCTCCATCGACGTCATGACGGGCATCATGCGCCCGCTGGCGGAACTGCTGGTCACGATGGACTCGGGCCGCCGCGGCCGGACGGCGGGGCCGACGTTCGAACTGGAGGCCGCGCCCGAGCCCGTCCCCCGCCCCGACGTCGCCCGCCGCGCCCTCGCCCTGCGCTTCGCCCACCTCGCCGCCGCGGCACGCGCCTGCCCCCGGGTGCCGGACCGGGTCAGCGACATGGCGGCCTTCTACGCCGACTTCTTCCGGGGCCTACCAGGAGCGACGGATCCGAAGAGGAGGGATCGCGAAGGATGA
- a CDS encoding inorganic diphosphatase, with amino-acid sequence MDFDVVVEIPQGSRNKYEMDHRLGRIRLDRLLFTSTWYPADYGYVDGTLGADGQPLDALVLAGDPTFPGVVIRCRAIGMFRMRDEQGEDDKVLCVPAADPRHEHLRDLRHLPEYDRLEIQHFFEVYKELEPGKSVENACWADRAAAEAEILASRARAGNASEGPTR; translated from the coding sequence GTGGACTTCGACGTCGTCGTGGAGATCCCGCAAGGCAGCCGCAACAAGTACGAGATGGACCACCGGCTCGGGCGCATCCGGCTGGACCGGCTGCTGTTCACGTCCACCTGGTACCCCGCCGACTACGGCTATGTGGACGGCACCCTGGGTGCCGACGGGCAGCCGCTGGACGCTCTCGTCCTGGCCGGGGACCCCACCTTCCCCGGGGTGGTGATCCGCTGCCGGGCGATCGGCATGTTCCGGATGCGGGACGAACAGGGCGAGGACGACAAGGTGCTGTGCGTACCGGCCGCCGACCCCCGCCACGAGCACCTGCGCGACCTGCGGCACCTCCCCGAGTACGACCGGCTGGAGATCCAGCACTTCTTCGAGGTCTACAAGGAACTCGAACCGGGCAAGTCCGTCGAGAACGCCTGCTGGGCCGACCGCGCGGCGGCCGAGGCGGAGATCCTCGCCTCCCGCGCCCGCGCCGGGAACGCGTCGGAAGGGCCGACCCGGTAG
- a CDS encoding dihydrodipicolinate synthase family protein encodes MRPTVRPTGFIPPLCTPLTPDGAVDTRSLHRLVEHVLDGGASALFALGTCGEAVFLTDEQRRTVVRTAVEAAGGRVPVLAGVIDTTTPRVLERAREAAGLGADVLVATAPFYTDTHPAETADHFRRVRAETGLPLLAYDIPSRVHTKLPPAVLLGLAEDRTLVGLKDSSGDLDTLRHLLVALRRRGLDRRFSVLTGSELTADAALLIGADGVVAGLGNVDPAAYTRLHTHATAGRWPEAVTEQNRLTTLQTLTRAADPATMSGTAAAVGAYKAALELLGVIDCRATATPLRPLPQESVEEVRRRLEEGGLLPG; translated from the coding sequence ATGCGACCGACCGTGCGACCGACAGGATTCATCCCGCCCCTCTGCACCCCCCTCACCCCCGACGGCGCCGTCGACACCCGCTCGCTGCACCGGCTCGTCGAGCACGTGCTGGACGGCGGGGCTTCGGCGCTGTTCGCGCTCGGCACGTGCGGCGAGGCCGTCTTCCTCACCGACGAGCAGCGCCGTACCGTCGTGCGGACCGCCGTCGAGGCGGCCGGCGGACGCGTCCCCGTCCTCGCCGGCGTCATCGACACGACCACCCCGCGCGTGCTGGAGCGCGCGCGGGAGGCGGCCGGCCTGGGCGCCGACGTCCTCGTGGCCACCGCGCCGTTCTACACGGACACCCACCCCGCCGAGACCGCCGACCACTTCCGCCGCGTCCGCGCCGAGACGGGCCTGCCCCTGCTCGCCTACGACATCCCCTCCCGCGTCCACACCAAGCTGCCGCCCGCCGTCCTCCTGGGACTCGCCGAGGACCGCACCCTCGTCGGTCTCAAGGACAGCAGCGGCGACCTCGACACCCTGCGCCACCTCCTGGTGGCCCTCCGCCGCCGCGGCCTGGACCGCCGCTTCTCCGTCCTCACCGGCTCCGAACTCACCGCCGACGCCGCCCTCCTGATCGGCGCCGACGGCGTCGTCGCCGGCCTCGGCAACGTCGATCCGGCCGCCTACACCCGCCTCCACACCCACGCCACCGCCGGCCGCTGGCCCGAAGCGGTCACCGAACAGAACCGCCTCACCACCCTCCAGACCCTGACCCGCGCGGCCGACCCGGCAACCATGAGCGGCACGGCGGCGGCCGTGGGAGCCTACAAGGCGGCGCTGGAACTCCTGGGAGTGATCGACTGCCGAGCCACGGCCACACCGCTGCGGCCGCTGCCGCAGGAGAGCGTGGAAGAGGTGCGTCGGCGCCTGGAGGAGGGCGGGCTGCTCCCAGGGTGA
- a CDS encoding endonuclease V has product MNHTTDDTTGEPPPGWPTTEAEALAVQDALRDRVVLDEPGPAPGAELTAVGVDVAYDDEHDLVAAAAVALDTRTLRVVAEATAVGRVAFPYVPGLLAFREIPTVLAALDRLPASPDLVVCDGYGLAHPRRFGLAAHLGVLTGLPTIGVAKNPFTFRHAPPGPARGDTAPLLDGDEEVGRALRTREGVKPVYVSVGHRVNLDRACAHTLGLARAYRLPETTRAADALCRRALAEAR; this is encoded by the coding sequence ATGAACCACACGACTGATGACACGACCGGCGAACCGCCCCCCGGCTGGCCCACCACCGAGGCGGAGGCGCTCGCCGTCCAGGACGCGCTCCGGGACCGCGTGGTCCTCGACGAACCCGGCCCCGCGCCCGGCGCCGAACTGACCGCCGTGGGCGTCGACGTCGCCTACGACGACGAGCACGACCTCGTCGCCGCCGCGGCCGTCGCCCTCGACACCCGCACCCTGCGCGTCGTGGCGGAGGCCACGGCCGTCGGCCGGGTGGCGTTCCCCTACGTCCCCGGGCTGCTCGCCTTCCGCGAGATACCGACGGTCCTGGCGGCGCTCGACCGGCTGCCCGCCAGCCCCGACCTCGTCGTCTGCGACGGCTACGGCCTGGCCCACCCCCGCCGCTTCGGCCTCGCCGCGCACCTGGGCGTGCTGACGGGACTGCCGACGATCGGGGTCGCGAAGAACCCGTTCACCTTCCGCCACGCGCCGCCCGGACCGGCCCGCGGCGACACGGCGCCCCTGCTGGACGGGGACGAGGAGGTCGGCCGCGCGCTGCGCACCCGGGAGGGCGTCAAACCGGTGTACGTCTCCGTCGGCCACCGCGTGAACCTGGACCGCGCCTGCGCCCACACCCTCGGCCTGGCCCGCGCCTACCGCCTCCCGGAGACGACCCGCGCGGCGGACGCGCTGTGCCGGCGGGCGCTGGCGGAGGCGCGCTGA
- a CDS encoding DMT family transporter, translating into MSLLALSVLLCLVSAVCYAAAAIVQERVAATAGEGIRGPLRSGAWWGAVALTGLGAGLHVLALAWGPLSLVQPMGALTIVFALPMAAVFAHRPVGAAGYRGALLATGGLAGLLALTGPPGTESLPAGERPLLAAGMGAAVALTALVARRARRPVVRGVLLATAAGVAFGMGSVFTKAAAEDVTGHRTEALLPTLAITAVLASAGMVLSQASYRGAGLAAPLATVTVVNPVVAAAVGICCLDEAFRHGLTGGVLAGLAGAAAAAGVVILTFRGAVEVSGAAGAEAVEVSGAAGAEAAEVSGAAGEEAPSAGLVGRQREGRAPAWPPLPDGTGAGPGPGAYGPCVPPDGEASGAASAPTAGSGSGSSSTPPGSTSAPPGSLPGPARGPVTRSGRRCLVSPSARQRSRTG; encoded by the coding sequence GTGAGCCTCCTCGCGCTCTCGGTACTGCTCTGCCTGGTGTCCGCCGTCTGCTACGCGGCGGCGGCCATCGTGCAGGAGCGGGTCGCCGCGACGGCCGGCGAGGGGATCCGCGGGCCGCTGCGCAGCGGAGCCTGGTGGGGCGCCGTGGCCCTGACCGGCCTGGGCGCCGGGCTGCACGTCCTGGCGCTCGCCTGGGGACCGCTCAGCCTGGTGCAGCCGATGGGGGCGCTCACGATCGTCTTCGCGCTGCCCATGGCCGCCGTCTTCGCGCACCGGCCCGTCGGCGCCGCCGGCTACCGCGGGGCGCTGCTGGCCACCGGCGGCCTCGCCGGCCTGCTCGCGCTCACCGGGCCGCCCGGCACGGAATCCCTGCCCGCCGGTGAACGTCCGCTGCTCGCCGCCGGGATGGGCGCCGCCGTGGCCCTCACGGCCCTCGTCGCCCGCCGGGCGCGACGGCCCGTCGTCCGCGGCGTCCTCCTGGCCACGGCGGCGGGTGTCGCCTTCGGCATGGGCTCGGTCTTCACCAAGGCCGCGGCCGAGGACGTCACCGGGCACCGGACGGAGGCGCTCCTCCCGACGCTCGCCATCACGGCGGTCCTCGCCTCGGCCGGCATGGTGCTCTCCCAGGCGTCCTACCGCGGCGCGGGCCTCGCCGCCCCGCTGGCCACCGTCACCGTCGTCAACCCCGTGGTGGCCGCGGCCGTGGGGATCTGCTGCCTGGACGAAGCGTTCCGCCACGGCCTGACGGGCGGGGTGCTCGCCGGCCTGGCGGGCGCCGCCGCGGCGGCGGGGGTGGTCATCCTGACGTTCCGGGGCGCGGTGGAGGTGTCCGGTGCGGCGGGGGCGGAGGCGGTGGAGGTGTCCGGTGCGGCGGGGGCAGAGGCGGCGGAGGTTTCTGGTGCGGCCGGGGAGGAGGCGCCGTCGGCGGGTCTCGTCGGCCGGCAGCGGGAGGGGCGGGCACCGGCGTGGCCACCGCTGCCCGACGGCACGGGGGCCGGTCCCGGTCCCGGCGCGTACGGTCCGTGCGTGCCGCCGGACGGGGAGGCGTCCGGGGCGGCGTCTGCGCCTACGGCCGGGTCGGGGTCCGGTTCTTCGTCCACGCCGCCCGGGTCGACGTCCGCGCCGCCCGGGTCGCTTCCCGGGCCGGCCCGGGGGCCCGTCACCCGCTCCGGCCGACGGTGCCTGGTCTCGCCGTCGGCGCGACAGCGGTCCCGGACGGGCTGA
- a CDS encoding flavin monoamine oxidase family protein, which produces MHTFDEGVGGSGGGRPRVLVLGAGVAGLTTAYELERRGFHVEVIEGDTRIGGRVLTHRFGTGPDAPTVELGAMRIPAHHRLTLEYIDRMGLTGNLRRFTTLLSEENAFLRVPTGFVRVRDASGPLCETFRAELALRGGDRRYAAPAIAFGAWLTAVVDATAPPELRAALRDDLHRQLLDLVARLDLAPHLRGPARDRIDLHSLFSAHPEIRTGCSGRLNSFLDDILTETSPALLRLHGGMDQLPRRLAGRLKGRLSCGRRVVGIDVRDDGVLVRVRAGARTTVEQADFVVCTLPFPALRRVRLSGVDDDKRAVLEDVVYCPATKVALHCREPFWREEGIRGGASFTGGLIRQTYYPAADDRAEDAVGDSPGNGAALLASYTIGDEAERIGRLPARRRHRLVLDELAAAHPRLRRPGMVLGSASAVWGQSRWSGGCATRWGRSAAECEMERLRAARPAGRLFFAGEHCSTAPAWIEGAIESALHAVHQVVHYAPPARVIGVSGRRGRAGALR; this is translated from the coding sequence GTGCACACATTCGACGAGGGTGTCGGCGGGAGCGGGGGCGGGCGACCACGCGTCCTGGTGCTGGGAGCCGGGGTGGCGGGGCTCACCACCGCCTACGAGCTGGAACGCCGCGGTTTCCACGTCGAGGTGATCGAGGGCGACACCCGTATCGGCGGGCGCGTCCTCACCCACCGCTTCGGCACCGGGCCGGACGCGCCGACGGTCGAACTGGGCGCCATGCGCATTCCGGCGCACCACCGCCTCACCCTCGAATACATCGACCGGATGGGGCTCACGGGAAATCTGCGCAGGTTCACCACGCTCCTCTCCGAGGAGAACGCCTTCCTGCGCGTTCCCACGGGTTTCGTCCGGGTCCGGGACGCCTCCGGGCCACTGTGCGAGACCTTCCGCGCCGAACTCGCGCTGCGCGGCGGCGACCGCCGGTACGCCGCCCCGGCCATCGCCTTCGGCGCCTGGCTGACCGCCGTCGTCGACGCCACCGCCCCGCCCGAGCTGCGCGCGGCGCTCCGCGACGACCTGCACCGCCAGCTCCTCGACCTCGTCGCCCGCCTCGACCTGGCCCCCCACCTGCGCGGTCCGGCGCGCGACCGGATCGACCTGCACTCCCTGTTCTCCGCCCACCCGGAGATCCGCACCGGGTGCAGCGGACGCCTCAACAGTTTCCTGGACGACATCCTCACGGAGACCAGCCCCGCCCTCCTCCGGCTGCACGGCGGCATGGACCAGCTGCCGCGCCGGCTCGCCGGCCGGCTCAAGGGCCGCCTCTCCTGCGGGCGTCGGGTCGTCGGCATCGACGTCCGGGACGACGGCGTGCTCGTCCGTGTCCGCGCCGGGGCGCGCACCACGGTGGAACAGGCCGACTTCGTCGTCTGCACCCTGCCCTTCCCGGCACTCCGGCGGGTCCGGCTCAGCGGCGTGGACGACGACAAGCGCGCCGTGCTCGAGGACGTCGTCTACTGCCCTGCGACCAAGGTGGCGCTCCACTGCCGGGAGCCCTTCTGGCGGGAGGAGGGCATCCGGGGCGGCGCGTCGTTCACCGGGGGGCTGATACGCCAGACCTACTACCCGGCGGCGGACGACCGCGCGGAGGACGCGGTCGGCGACTCCCCCGGCAACGGCGCCGCGCTGCTCGCCAGTTACACCATCGGCGACGAGGCCGAGCGGATCGGCCGGCTGCCGGCCCGCCGGCGGCACCGGCTCGTCCTCGACGAACTCGCCGCCGCCCACCCCCGGCTCCGGCGGCCCGGCATGGTGCTGGGCTCGGCGAGCGCCGTCTGGGGGCAGTCGCGGTGGAGCGGCGGCTGCGCCACCCGCTGGGGCAGGTCGGCGGCCGAGTGCGAGATGGAACGGCTGCGCGCGGCCCGCCCGGCCGGCCGGCTGTTCTTCGCGGGCGAGCACTGCTCCACGGCGCCCGCCTGGATCGAGGGCGCCATCGAGTCCGCGCTGCACGCCGTCCACCAGGTCGTCCACTACGCGCCGCCGGCCCGCGTCATCGGCGTATCCGGCCGCCGGGGGCGCGCGGGGGCCCTGCGGTGA
- a CDS encoding SsgA family sporulation/cell division regulator has protein sequence MPTVIDQAVQARLIASSPQTRSVPAQLRYRRADPFAVRIAFPAAASLDGAEVEWAFARELLAGGLLSPSGGGDVRVWPCGPERTVLEFHAPEGVAMVQIDTAELRGFLARSYALVPVGGEAGCLDVDGGVEALLRQL, from the coding sequence TTGCCCACCGTCATCGACCAGGCCGTCCAGGCCCGACTCATCGCGTCCTCCCCGCAGACCCGTTCCGTCCCCGCCCAGCTCCGGTACCGGCGCGCCGACCCCTTCGCGGTGCGCATCGCCTTCCCGGCGGCCGCCTCGCTCGACGGCGCCGAGGTCGAGTGGGCGTTCGCGCGCGAACTGCTGGCCGGCGGACTGCTGTCCCCGTCGGGCGGCGGCGACGTCCGGGTCTGGCCGTGCGGGCCGGAGCGGACGGTCCTGGAGTTCCACGCGCCGGAGGGCGTGGCCATGGTGCAGATCGACACCGCCGAACTGCGCGGATTTCTGGCGCGTTCGTACGCGCTGGTGCCGGTGGGTGGCGAGGCCGGGTGCCTCGACGTCGACGGGGGCGTCGAGGCGCTGCTGCGTCAGCTCTGA
- a CDS encoding YciI family protein, which yields MFVLELTYIAPLDRVEAAHAEHLAWLDAHYASGVFLASGRKVPRDGGIILAVGEDRAKMEEITRSDPFSVAGVCEYSITEFVPTKTAPALEEYRQERPPS from the coding sequence ATGTTCGTACTGGAGCTGACCTACATCGCCCCGCTCGACCGCGTGGAAGCCGCGCACGCCGAACACCTCGCCTGGCTGGACGCGCACTACGCGTCGGGGGTGTTCCTCGCCTCCGGGCGCAAGGTGCCGCGGGACGGCGGCATCATCCTCGCGGTCGGCGAGGACCGGGCGAAGATGGAGGAGATCACGCGGAGCGATCCGTTCTCGGTGGCGGGGGTGTGCGAGTACAGCATCACCGAGTTCGTCCCCACGAAGACGGCGCCGGCGCTGGAGGAGTACCGGCAGGAGCGGCCCCCGTCCTGA